A single window of Tepidamorphus gemmatus DNA harbors:
- a CDS encoding CaiB/BaiF CoA transferase family protein, producing the protein MAADTSSAAGPLAGIRVLDLTRVLAGPSCTQLLGDLGADVIKVEKPGEGDDTRRWGPPNLKDASGADTAESAYYLSTNRNKRSVAIDVARPQGAALVRRLAAHSDVLVENFKVGGLAKYGLAYPDLRDDLPRLVYCSITGFGQTGPNAHRPGYDFLAQGMGGIMSITGEPDGEPVKVGVAIADIMCGMYATTAILAALRHRDATGMGQHIDIGLADTQVAWLYNEGMNYLLGGKVPTRRGNAHANIVPYQVFETADGHVIVAVGNDSQFRRLCDYLGRPELAADPRFATNPARTANRGELVPLIAAILKTRQRADILAGLESRGVPVGPVNDIAQALAEPQVAARDMLVRMAHPLAASGEVTLIGNPLKFSESPITYRRPPPTLGEHTDEVLAEILGLDEADRRKLRDDGAI; encoded by the coding sequence ATGGCAGCAGACACCTCCAGCGCGGCGGGACCTCTCGCCGGCATCCGCGTCCTCGACCTGACCCGCGTGCTGGCCGGACCGAGCTGCACGCAGCTGCTCGGCGATCTGGGCGCCGACGTCATCAAGGTCGAGAAGCCCGGAGAGGGCGACGACACGCGGCGCTGGGGCCCGCCCAACCTGAAGGATGCATCCGGCGCCGATACCGCCGAGAGCGCCTACTACCTGTCGACAAACCGCAACAAGCGCTCCGTGGCGATCGACGTCGCCAGGCCCCAGGGCGCGGCGCTGGTGCGCCGTCTCGCCGCGCACAGCGACGTCCTGGTCGAGAACTTCAAGGTTGGCGGACTCGCCAAGTACGGGCTCGCCTATCCCGACCTCCGCGACGATCTGCCGCGCCTGGTCTATTGTTCGATCACCGGCTTCGGCCAGACCGGTCCCAACGCCCACCGGCCGGGCTACGACTTCCTCGCCCAGGGCATGGGTGGCATCATGAGCATCACCGGCGAGCCGGACGGCGAGCCGGTCAAGGTCGGCGTGGCGATCGCCGACATCATGTGCGGCATGTATGCGACGACCGCGATCCTGGCAGCGCTGCGCCACCGCGATGCGACCGGCATGGGCCAGCACATCGACATCGGGCTCGCCGACACCCAGGTCGCCTGGCTCTATAACGAGGGAATGAACTACCTGCTCGGCGGCAAGGTGCCGACCCGGCGAGGCAACGCGCACGCCAACATCGTGCCCTATCAGGTGTTCGAGACCGCCGATGGCCATGTCATCGTCGCCGTCGGCAATGACAGCCAGTTTCGCCGGCTGTGCGACTATCTCGGCCGCCCCGAACTCGCTGCGGATCCGCGCTTTGCGACGAATCCGGCACGCACCGCCAACCGCGGCGAGCTGGTGCCGCTGATCGCTGCGATCCTGAAGACGCGGCAGCGCGCCGACATCCTTGCCGGGTTGGAGAGTCGCGGCGTGCCCGTCGGCCCGGTCAACGACATCGCCCAGGCCTTGGCCGAGCCGCAGGTGGCCGCGCGCGACATGCTGGTCCGCATGGCCCATCCGCTCGCCGCCTCCGGCGAGGTCACGCTGATCGGCAATCCGCTGAAATTCTCCGAGAGCCCCATCACCTATCGCCGGCCACCGCCCACCCTCGGCGAGCACACCGACGAGGTGCTGGCCGAGATTCTCGGGCTCGACGAAGCCGATCGGCGGAAGCTCCGCGACGACGGCGCGATCTGA
- a CDS encoding F0F1 ATP synthase subunit delta — protein MTAEDTTVSGVSGRYATALFELAVEEKSIDTIAADLDAIDRMIEESTDLKRLVMSPVFSAEEQTRALAAILDKAGITGTTANFIRVVAANRRLFVLQGMIAAFRKLVAAHRGEVSAEVTSAEELTEAQVESLAAALKASIGKDVRLSRKVDPGLLGGLIVKVGSRMIDTSLRTKLNNLKIAMKEVG, from the coding sequence GTGACCGCAGAAGACACGACCGTATCTGGCGTTTCCGGCCGCTATGCCACGGCCCTGTTCGAACTGGCCGTCGAGGAGAAGTCGATCGACACGATCGCTGCCGATCTCGACGCGATCGACCGCATGATCGAAGAGAGTACCGATCTCAAGCGGCTGGTCATGAGCCCGGTGTTCTCCGCCGAGGAGCAGACCCGCGCGCTCGCGGCCATTCTCGACAAGGCCGGTATCACCGGAACCACCGCGAACTTCATTCGTGTGGTCGCCGCCAATCGCCGGCTGTTCGTGCTTCAGGGCATGATCGCTGCCTTCCGCAAGCTGGTGGCCGCGCATCGTGGCGAGGTCTCCGCCGAGGTCACCTCGGCCGAGGAGCTCACAGAGGCGCAGGTGGAATCGCTCGCCGCAGCGCTGAAGGCGTCGATCGGCAAGGATGTCCGGCTGTCCCGCAAGGTCGATCCGGGCCTGCTCGGCGGGCTGATCGTGAAGGTCGGCAGCCGGATGATCGACACGTCGCTGCGCACCAAGCTCAACAATCTCAAAATCGCTATGAAAGAGGTCGGCTGA
- the atpA gene encoding F0F1 ATP synthase subunit alpha: MDIRAAEISSILKEQIKNFGKEAEVTEVGQVLSVGDGIARVYGLDKVQAGEMVEFPGGIRGMALNLETDNVGVVIFGSDRDIREGDTVKRTGAIVEVPVGKELLGRVVDALGNPIDGKGPIKAKERRRVDVKAPGIIPRQSVHEPMATGLKAIDALIPIGRGQRELIIGDRQTGKTAIILDTFLNQKPINEGDDESRKLYCVYVAVGQKRSTVAQFVKVLEERGALDYSIVIAATASDPAPMQYLAPFSGCAMGEYFRDNGMHAVIAYDDLSKQAVAYRQMSLLLRRPPGREAYPGDVFYLHSRLLERAAKMNKENGSGSLTALPVIETQANDVSAYIPTNVISITDGQIFLETDLFYQGIRPALNVGLSVSRVGSAAQIKAMKQVAGKIKGELAQYREMAAFAQFGSDLDATTQRLLNRGARLTELLKQPQFSPLKVEEQVVVIYAGVNGFLDPLPVSAVRRFEEELLRNMRDKHADILDAIRNEREISEKTGEKLHKAVSAFAKAFAA; this comes from the coding sequence ATGGACATTCGGGCCGCTGAAATCTCCTCGATCCTGAAGGAGCAGATCAAGAACTTCGGCAAGGAGGCCGAAGTTACCGAGGTCGGCCAGGTGCTGTCGGTCGGCGACGGCATCGCGCGCGTCTACGGCCTCGACAAGGTCCAGGCCGGCGAGATGGTCGAGTTTCCCGGCGGCATCCGCGGCATGGCGCTCAATCTCGAGACCGACAATGTCGGCGTCGTGATCTTCGGCTCGGACCGCGACATCCGCGAGGGCGACACGGTGAAGCGCACCGGCGCCATTGTCGAGGTGCCGGTCGGCAAGGAGTTGCTCGGCCGTGTCGTCGATGCGCTCGGCAATCCGATCGACGGCAAGGGCCCGATCAAGGCCAAGGAGCGTCGCCGTGTCGACGTCAAGGCGCCCGGCATCATTCCCCGCCAGTCGGTTCACGAGCCGATGGCGACCGGCCTCAAGGCGATCGACGCGCTGATTCCGATCGGTCGCGGCCAGCGCGAGCTGATCATCGGTGACCGCCAGACCGGCAAGACCGCGATCATTCTCGACACCTTCCTGAACCAGAAGCCTATCAATGAGGGCGACGACGAGAGCCGCAAGCTCTACTGCGTCTACGTCGCCGTTGGCCAGAAGCGCTCCACCGTTGCGCAGTTCGTCAAGGTGCTGGAGGAGCGCGGCGCACTCGACTACTCGATCGTGATTGCCGCGACCGCCTCGGATCCGGCTCCGATGCAGTACCTGGCGCCGTTCTCCGGATGCGCGATGGGCGAGTACTTCCGCGACAATGGCATGCATGCGGTGATCGCCTACGACGATCTGTCCAAGCAGGCCGTCGCCTATCGCCAGATGTCGCTGCTGCTGCGTCGTCCGCCGGGACGCGAGGCCTATCCGGGCGACGTGTTCTACCTGCATTCGCGCCTGCTCGAGCGGGCGGCGAAGATGAACAAGGAGAACGGATCCGGTTCGCTGACGGCGCTGCCGGTGATCGAAACCCAAGCCAACGACGTGTCGGCCTATATCCCGACCAACGTGATCTCGATCACCGACGGCCAGATCTTCCTCGAGACCGATCTGTTCTACCAGGGCATCCGCCCGGCGCTGAACGTCGGCCTGTCGGTGAGCCGTGTCGGCTCCGCTGCCCAGATCAAGGCGATGAAGCAGGTCGCCGGCAAGATCAAGGGCGAGCTCGCGCAGTACCGCGAGATGGCCGCCTTCGCCCAGTTCGGCTCCGATCTCGACGCCACCACCCAGCGCCTGCTCAACCGTGGCGCTCGTCTGACCGAACTCCTCAAGCAGCCGCAATTCTCGCCGCTCAAGGTCGAGGAGCAGGTGGTCGTGATCTATGCCGGCGTCAACGGCTTCCTCGATCCGCTGCCGGTTTCCGCCGTGCGCCGCTTCGAGGAGGAGCTGCTGCGCAACATGCGCGACAAGCACGCCGACATTCTCGATGCGATTCGCAACGAGCGCGAGATCTCAGAGAAGACCGGCGAGAAGCTGCACAAGGCGGTCAGCGCGTTCGCCAAGGCCTTCGCGGCCTGA
- a CDS encoding F0F1 ATP synthase subunit gamma has translation MASLKDLRNRIASVKATQKITKAMQMVAAAKLRRAQSAAETARPYAARMEQVLAGLAAAIPPGTGGSRLMVGTGRDDVHLLVVCTAERGLCGAFNSSIARLAREHANRLIGAGKTVKILCVGRKGFDLLRRTHGGLIVDTITLRDVKQVGFVNAKAVADRVLEMFAGGQFDVATLFYAHFKSVISQVPTAQQIIPAVLPEVDPAAGTQALAVYEFEPEESEILEDLLPRNIAVQIFRALLENAASEQGARMTAMDNATRNAGDMIHKLTLNYNRTRQAQITKELIEIISGAEAL, from the coding sequence ATGGCGAGCCTCAAGGACCTCAGGAACCGCATCGCCTCGGTGAAGGCGACGCAGAAGATCACCAAGGCGATGCAGATGGTCGCCGCCGCGAAGCTGCGCCGTGCGCAGAGTGCGGCGGAGACGGCCAGACCCTATGCTGCGCGCATGGAGCAGGTATTGGCCGGACTGGCGGCCGCGATCCCGCCGGGCACCGGCGGTTCGCGGCTGATGGTCGGAACCGGTCGCGACGACGTCCACCTGCTGGTGGTGTGTACCGCCGAACGCGGCCTGTGCGGCGCCTTCAACTCCTCCATCGCGCGTCTGGCGCGCGAGCACGCCAACCGGCTGATCGGCGCCGGAAAGACCGTCAAGATCCTCTGCGTCGGCCGCAAGGGGTTCGATCTCCTGCGTCGCACCCATGGTGGGCTGATCGTCGACACGATCACGCTGCGCGACGTGAAGCAGGTCGGCTTCGTCAACGCCAAGGCCGTGGCCGACCGGGTGCTGGAAATGTTCGCGGGCGGCCAGTTCGACGTCGCAACGCTGTTCTATGCGCACTTCAAGTCGGTCATCAGCCAAGTGCCGACGGCCCAGCAGATCATCCCGGCGGTGTTGCCCGAGGTCGATCCGGCCGCCGGCACGCAGGCGCTTGCGGTCTACGAGTTCGAGCCCGAGGAGAGTGAGATCCTCGAGGATCTGCTGCCGCGCAACATCGCCGTGCAGATCTTCCGGGCGCTGCTCGAGAACGCCGCGTCCGAACAGGGTGCGCGGATGACCGCGATGGACAATGCCACCCGCAATGCCGGCGACATGATCCACAAGCTGACGCTCAACTACAACCGTACGCGTCAGGCGCAGATCACCAAGGAACTGATCGAAATCATCTCGGGCGCCGAGGCGCTCTGA
- the atpD gene encoding F0F1 ATP synthase subunit beta, producing the protein MARKPATSKNKSVGRITQVMGAVVDVHFDENLPEILNALETNNHGNRLVLEVAQHLGENTVRTIAMDATEGLTRGQEVIDTGEPIEVPVGEETLGRIMNVIGEPIDEAGPVKTKHRRPIHAPAPDFVDQSTEAEILVTGIKVVDLLAPYARGGKIGLFGGAGVGKTVLIQELINNVAKAHGGYSVFAGVGERTREGNDLYHEMIESGVNKDPHKNNGSTEGSKCALVFGQMNEPPGARARVGLTGLTVAEYFRDQGQDVLFFVDNIFRFTQAGSEVSALLGRIPSAVGYQPTLATDMGALQERITTTNKGSITSVQAIYVPADDLTDPAPATSFAHLDATTVLNRAISEKGIYPAVDPLDSTSRMLDPNIIGEEHYETARRVQEILQRYKSLQDIIAILGMDELSEEDKLTVARARKIERFLSQPFHVAEVFTGSPGVFVDLADTIKGFKGLCNGEYDHLPEAAFYMVGTIEQAVEKAQRLAAEAA; encoded by the coding sequence ATGGCACGCAAGCCCGCCACCTCCAAGAACAAGTCGGTAGGCCGCATCACCCAGGTGATGGGCGCCGTCGTCGACGTCCATTTCGACGAGAACCTGCCGGAGATCCTCAACGCGCTCGAAACCAACAATCACGGCAATCGCCTGGTGCTCGAGGTCGCCCAGCATCTCGGCGAGAACACCGTGCGCACCATCGCCATGGATGCGACCGAGGGCCTGACGCGCGGCCAGGAAGTGATCGACACCGGCGAGCCGATCGAGGTTCCCGTCGGCGAGGAGACTCTCGGCCGCATCATGAACGTCATCGGCGAACCGATCGACGAGGCCGGCCCGGTGAAAACCAAGCATCGCCGCCCGATCCATGCGCCGGCGCCCGACTTCGTCGACCAGTCGACCGAGGCGGAGATCCTCGTCACCGGCATCAAGGTCGTCGACCTGTTGGCCCCCTATGCCAGGGGTGGCAAGATCGGTCTGTTCGGCGGCGCCGGCGTCGGCAAGACGGTGCTGATCCAGGAGCTGATCAACAATGTCGCCAAGGCGCATGGCGGCTATTCCGTGTTCGCCGGCGTCGGCGAGCGCACGCGCGAGGGCAACGATCTCTATCACGAGATGATCGAGTCCGGCGTCAACAAGGATCCGCACAAGAACAACGGCTCGACCGAAGGCTCCAAATGCGCCCTGGTGTTCGGCCAGATGAACGAGCCGCCCGGAGCCCGTGCCCGCGTCGGCCTGACCGGCCTCACCGTCGCCGAATATTTCCGCGACCAGGGCCAGGATGTGCTGTTCTTCGTCGACAACATCTTCCGCTTCACGCAGGCCGGCTCCGAGGTGTCCGCCCTGCTCGGCCGCATCCCCTCGGCTGTGGGCTACCAGCCGACGCTCGCCACCGACATGGGTGCGCTGCAGGAACGCATCACCACCACCAACAAGGGCTCGATCACCTCGGTGCAGGCCATTTACGTGCCGGCCGACGACCTGACCGACCCCGCTCCGGCCACCTCGTTCGCCCATCTCGATGCGACGACGGTGCTCAACCGCGCCATTTCGGAGAAGGGCATCTATCCGGCGGTCGATCCGCTCGACTCCACGTCGCGCATGCTCGATCCGAACATCATCGGCGAGGAGCATTACGAGACCGCCCGCCGCGTCCAGGAAATCCTGCAGCGCTACAAGTCGCTGCAAGACATCATCGCGATCCTGGGCATGGACGAGCTGTCGGAAGAGGACAAGCTGACGGTCGCGCGCGCCCGCAAGATCGAGCGCTTCCTGTCGCAGCCCTTCCACGTTGCCGAGGTCTTCACCGGCTCGCCGGGTGTCTTCGTCGATCTCGCCGACACCATCAAGGGCTTCAAGGGGCTGTGCAACGGCGAATATGACCATCTCCCGGAAGCTGCCTTCTACATGGTCGGCACCATCGAGCAGGCGGTCGAGAAGGCCCAGCGTCTCGCTGCCGAGGCCGCCTGA
- a CDS encoding F0F1 ATP synthase subunit epsilon: MAETFVFELVSPERLLMSEQVEQVDVPGSEGDFGVLAHHAPFISTLRPGLMRIRTGSQTREIFVRGGLAEVRANSLTVLAEQAIPVEEIDEGKLAEEIRNAEEDVADARDEAARHRAEVHLAQLREVVSALKAAGHA, from the coding sequence ATGGCCGAAACTTTCGTCTTCGAGCTGGTCTCGCCCGAACGGCTGCTGATGTCGGAACAGGTCGAGCAGGTCGACGTTCCGGGCAGCGAGGGCGATTTCGGCGTCCTCGCCCATCATGCCCCCTTCATCTCGACCCTGCGGCCGGGACTGATGCGGATCCGGACCGGATCGCAGACCAGGGAGATCTTCGTGCGCGGCGGTCTCGCCGAGGTGCGCGCCAACTCGCTCACGGTCCTCGCCGAGCAGGCGATCCCGGTCGAGGAGATCGACGAAGGCAAGCTTGCCGAGGAAATCCGCAATGCCGAGGAGGACGTGGCCGACGCGCGCGACGAGGCAGCCCGCCACCGGGCTGAAGTCCATCTTGCCCAGCTTCGCGAGGTCGTCTCCGCGCTGAAGGCAGCCGGTCACGCCTGA
- the tenA gene encoding thiaminase II: MIDEPFSRAAWRRNETLYERIRTMPFNMALAAGTLEADRFRHYIIQDAHYLTAFARALAIAAAKADDANGIVQFAEAARVAIVVERSLHADYFVRFGVSQEAFAAAGLSPACHHYVSFLLATAHAEPYPVVLAAVLPCFWVYAEVGQDIHRRTVAANPYQAWIDTYAGEDFAAAVAAVIETTDRAAGRAAHDTLEAMHAAFTRAMQLEWMFWDSAWRLERWPD; the protein is encoded by the coding sequence ATGATCGACGAGCCCTTCAGCCGCGCGGCTTGGCGCCGCAACGAGACGCTCTACGAGCGTATCCGGACGATGCCGTTCAACATGGCACTGGCCGCCGGAACGCTCGAGGCGGACCGCTTCCGCCACTACATCATTCAGGATGCGCATTACCTGACCGCGTTCGCCCGCGCGCTCGCCATCGCGGCAGCGAAGGCCGACGATGCCAACGGTATCGTCCAGTTCGCCGAGGCCGCGCGGGTCGCGATTGTCGTCGAGCGAAGCCTGCACGCCGACTACTTCGTCCGGTTCGGCGTCTCGCAGGAGGCGTTCGCCGCGGCAGGGCTGTCGCCCGCCTGTCATCACTATGTGTCGTTCCTGCTCGCCACGGCCCATGCCGAGCCCTACCCGGTCGTTCTCGCCGCGGTGCTGCCCTGTTTCTGGGTGTACGCCGAGGTCGGCCAGGACATCCATCGCCGCACCGTCGCCGCCAACCCCTATCAGGCATGGATCGACACCTACGCCGGCGAGGACTTCGCGGCGGCGGTCGCCGCGGTGATCGAAACGACCGATCGAGCCGCCGGAAGAGCCGCCCATGACACGCTCGAAGCGATGCATGCCGCCTTCACCCGCGCCATGCAGCTCGAATGGATGTTCTGGGATTCGGCCTGGCGTCTCGAACGATGGCCGGACTGA
- a CDS encoding GSCFA domain-containing protein, giving the protein MATPYSDQPPHAFWRSAMAGVPADDVDPVVRAAFRIPADAPVMTAGSCFAQHIGRNLEARGLNHLVTETAHPLMPPDMARAAGYGVFSARYANIYTARQFLQLLQRAYGRFEPVEDVWSTETGRFVDPFRPRIEPQGFRSAAACRADTVRHLGCVRAAVEQMSVLVFTLGLTEAWRSRADGATYPLCPGVAGGSFDPARYEFVNFGVDEVADDLTTAIGLIRDVNPSAKVILTVSPVPLAATAVDRHVLVSTTLSKAVLRVAAEQVASRLSDVAYFPSYEIITGPHARGSYFGADLRSVTEAGVEHVMRLFFRHYMGLEPRTEVARSPVPADARSDAHTEEMAELVEVDCDEVVLEALAPENGDSEPAR; this is encoded by the coding sequence ATGGCCACACCCTATTCCGATCAGCCGCCACACGCCTTCTGGCGCTCCGCGATGGCCGGCGTCCCGGCCGATGACGTTGATCCGGTCGTCCGCGCTGCCTTCCGCATCCCGGCCGACGCGCCGGTGATGACCGCCGGCAGCTGTTTCGCCCAGCACATCGGCCGAAACCTCGAGGCTCGCGGACTCAACCATCTCGTCACCGAGACGGCCCATCCGCTGATGCCCCCGGACATGGCTCGCGCCGCCGGCTACGGCGTCTTTTCGGCGCGCTACGCAAACATCTACACCGCGCGGCAGTTCCTCCAGCTGCTGCAGCGTGCCTACGGGAGGTTCGAACCGGTCGAGGACGTGTGGAGCACCGAGACCGGGCGCTTTGTCGATCCGTTCCGGCCACGCATCGAGCCGCAAGGCTTCCGCAGCGCCGCAGCCTGCCGCGCTGATACGGTGCGCCATCTTGGCTGCGTGCGCGCAGCCGTGGAACAGATGTCGGTGCTGGTCTTCACCCTGGGGCTCACCGAGGCCTGGCGTTCGCGCGCCGATGGCGCGACCTATCCGCTCTGTCCGGGCGTCGCCGGTGGCAGCTTCGATCCCGCGCGGTACGAATTCGTCAATTTCGGGGTCGACGAGGTCGCCGACGACCTGACAACCGCGATCGGTCTGATCCGGGACGTGAACCCATCGGCGAAGGTGATCCTCACGGTCTCGCCGGTGCCGCTGGCCGCCACGGCGGTCGACAGGCATGTGCTGGTCTCGACCACCCTGTCAAAGGCCGTCCTGCGCGTCGCTGCCGAACAGGTGGCCTCCCGGCTGTCGGATGTCGCCTATTTCCCCTCCTACGAGATCATCACCGGCCCGCATGCGCGCGGGAGCTACTTCGGCGCCGACCTGCGTTCGGTGACCGAGGCCGGCGTGGAGCATGTGATGCGGCTGTTCTTCCGCCACTACATGGGGCTCGAGCCCCGGACCGAGGTTGCCCGTTCGCCCGTTCCCGCGGATGCCCGCAGCGATGCCCACACCGAGGAGATGGCCGAACTGGTCGAGGTCGATTGCGACGAGGTTGTGCTCGAGGCGCTGGCGCCGGAGAATGGCGATTCGGAGCCCGCGCGATGA
- a CDS encoding YggS family pyridoxal phosphate-dependent enzyme: MSAADRLADIRSAIDRATAAAGRPDGAVTLVAVSKTFGAADIAPVIAAGQRVFGENRVQEAQAKWPALKAAHPDIELHLIGPLQTNKVRDAVALFDVIETVDRDRLAEALAREIARQGRTPRLFVQVNTGAEPQKAGVLPEETAAFVTRCRDTYGLDIEGLMAIPPLDEAPAPHFALLARLARELGLPGLSMGMSADFEIGIAHGATHVRVGSAIFGSRG; this comes from the coding sequence ATGAGCGCCGCCGACCGTCTTGCCGACATCCGCAGCGCGATCGACCGGGCCACCGCCGCCGCCGGACGCCCGGACGGCGCCGTGACGCTTGTTGCCGTCTCGAAGACGTTCGGCGCCGCCGACATCGCACCGGTGATCGCTGCCGGCCAGCGCGTCTTCGGCGAGAACCGCGTCCAGGAGGCCCAGGCCAAGTGGCCGGCTCTGAAAGCAGCCCATCCCGACATCGAGCTGCACCTGATCGGCCCGCTGCAGACCAACAAGGTACGCGACGCCGTGGCGTTGTTCGACGTCATCGAAACCGTCGACCGCGACCGTCTGGCTGAGGCCTTGGCGAGGGAAATCGCCCGCCAGGGTCGCACGCCGCGGCTGTTCGTACAGGTCAACACCGGCGCGGAGCCGCAGAAGGCCGGCGTGTTGCCTGAAGAGACCGCTGCCTTCGTCACGCGCTGCCGCGACACCTACGGCCTCGACATAGAAGGACTGATGGCGATTCCACCGCTCGACGAGGCGCCGGCCCCGCATTTCGCCCTTCTGGCCAGGCTCGCCCGCGAACTCGGACTGCCCGGACTGTCGATGGGCATGAGCGCCGACTTTGAGATCGGGATCGCCCATGGCGCCACCCATGTGCGTGTCGGCAGCGCCATCTTCGGCAGCCGGGGATAG